Below is a window of Shewanella khirikhana DNA.
TGGTGTGCCTGATACCTTTGGGAAAGCTGTCGTAAAACCCCAGCACCAAATCCAGTCTGTCCCGCAGCAGCGACTGAAAACAGTCTTTGTGCTGGGCCTGATAGTCCAGCGTCAGCCCCGGCGCACGTTCAACAAAGTGGCTGATAAGGTCGGGAATAAGCAGCTGAGCCGCCACATCATTCATGGCGAAGCGTACCTGCTCCTGCGCCTTGGCCGGGTCGAAACTCTGATCCCCCAGCAGCGCCGATGCCATGGTGAGGCAGTTTTGTAGCTCAGGAAGCATGGCTTCTGCCTTGCTCGACAGGGTCATGCCGTTGTGACTTTTAATCAGCAGGGGATCTTCAAACAGCACTCTTAAGCGGTTCAATGCCTGGCTCATGGCCGATTGGGACATTCCCAGTGCCTGGGCGGCGCGTGACACATGGGCGTGCTCCAGCAGTACCGACAGGGTAAACAGGGCATTGAGATCGCTCGCTCTGAGCTTTTCAAGGTTTTGGTCCGAAAGGGGCATCCGTGTCTCACAGCAGGGGGTAACCCGCTGACTATAAAATGAAAGCACCCTTATCGCAAAATTAGCTGCACAAACCCTATGGATATAAAAAAAGGCCATTCCATGGCCCCGGATCACAAAGGCTGAAAGCGCCGTCCCCTCCACTCGCTCTGCTTTCTGTCGGGGAATTGCCGGGGGGAGCTGCATAGCGGCTATGCATGATTGGCAATTCTGAGCAGAACGAGCTTGCCCGAAGCGTGGTTGACTCAAAGTGGCAGTCATTGAATCAACCGGGAGGTTGGGCAATCCATCAGCCCCACTATCCAAACCTTGAAGGTACCCCTTACGGGGCTACCTGAATTTGCTTCTCGGCGGTCAGGGTCACAATCACCCGACGCTCCAGCTGACGTTCGTTGATGCTGTCGCCATGGGCCTGAGTTTCACCCTCGGCGCGCTGGTCCATGGACTGCACGTCAACACCGTGGCTGGCCAGATAATCGGTCACTGTGGCAACACGCTTCTCAGACAGCATCTGGTTGTAGCTGGCGTCGCCCTGGTTGTCGGCCTGACCGATAAGCACAATGGCGTCTTTGTCGTTTTGCTTTGACAGGTCCACGATTTGGTCCAGCTTGGCCTGGCCTTCGTCGGTCAGAGCGGCTGAATCAAAGCCGAACAGTACTGCAACGCTGGTGCTCTCGGTGCGGGTTTCCACCACAGGGCGAGGCATCGGCTTGGTTTGCTTGTCGATGACCGCAGGCAGTGTCACGGCTGTTACCGGAGCTGGCTTGGCGCCAAAGCGGTAGGTCAACTGCACGCCAACGGTTTCGGCGTCCATATGGGCGGTTTCCCATGCGGTTTCATCGATATCGGTGAAACGGCGGTACTTGGCGGTCACGTCCATATTGTCGGTGATGCGATAGCCGATACCGGCGCCCACATAGGGAGAGGTGTCAGTGGCACTCACGTACTTGCCCACGCCCATCTGGTGCTCGAGGTGGTACTGATAGGCACCCGCCTCACCGGTCAAAAACCATTTTTCAGACAGTGGCAGGGTACCCACAATGCCGAGGGTGGCACCGCTCACGTCGATGTTCTGCCCCTGAGCTGCTGCACCGCGCATATCGGTGGCATCCAGGGTGCCCAGGTCTTGCCAGCCAGCTTCGACGGCAAAATATTTGTTCAGTTGATAACCTGCAACAGCATTCCAGGCGGTGTCGTCACCGTCTTTCAGGTGGCTGTCGGTGCTGACATTGTTGAAGTCAGTCTGGCCGGCGCCGGCGCCGAAGTAGAAACCGCTCTCAGGTGCTGCGGCGTTGGCATAAGAGGTAGCAGCAATCAGGGCCAGTGCAATCATTGACTTTTTCATCGTTCACTCCTTGGTGTTGAAATACTTTGTTTTCGAAAGTGAGGCCATTGTAGGCAAGGCAATGGTGATGAACGATAAGGCGAATCTAATATTGATTATTAGCTGTGGTTATATGTATTTGCCGGACGAATGAATGGCACAAGAACGGATAAGCAGAAAAAATAAAGGCCCCGCCAGATGCGGAGCCTTTATTGGTGAGCTTTATTGCGGGTGCTGATTGGCTGGTCTTCGATGACCCCGTCAGCGCTTATGAATGGTGTGTCCCCGGCGTTGACTGGCGTGGACTCATTCCGAAATAAGATGCACTTCACGGCTGGGGCAGGGGATCTTGATGGCGGCTGCCTTCAGCGCTTTGTGGATTGCCTGATGAGTGATGTATTTGTCCTGGAAGTAGCTTTGGGTTGGCAGCCAATAGCGGATACCTATCTCGATGCCTATGGCATTAAAGCCGTTAATACCCACCTGAGGTGGATGTTCGGCGCTGAGGCGGCCGCTTTGGCACAGGGCGTCGTTGATAAGGGCCACCACTGCCTCGGCATCTTCCTGATAAGCAATATTGAAATGGCTTTCCACCAATTTGAACTCGAAGGAGTTATGCAGGATTTCGCCGACAATATGCTTGTTGGGGATGCTGATTTGCTCGCCTTCTTCATTGGTCAGAATGGTCATGCCCAGCAGTATGTCTTTTACTACGCCGGTGACGCCGCGCACGCTGATGGTGTTACCCACCACGAAGGGGCGGGTGACTATGATGGTGATCCCGGCGGCGTAGTTGGACAGCATTCCCTGAATGGCAAGACCCGCACCAAGGGAGGCAGCACCTATGGCGGCGACCATAGGGGTGACACTGATCCCAAGCTTACTCAGGGCGACAATGGCCACCATAATCACAATCAAAATACGGATAAGGTTGGTGGCAAAGTTGCTCAGGGTGATATCGATTTCATGCTTTTCGAGCTGCTTGGCCACCATAGAAGCCACCTTTTTCGCCAGCCACAGGCCCGCGAGAAAGATGAGGATGGCGCCCATCAATTGAAAGCTGTAATTCACCAGATATTGGTAAATGATGTCGTAGGCGCCCTGAAGCTGCGCCAGTTCCTGTTCCAGACTCGAATTCATGTCCATATTTCCTTTATCTTTGCCTCAAGCTGAGGGCAAGGGACATCTTAGCCAATCAACAGCAGAAATGAGAGCAAAAAAATGCAGATGGGTACCGATTTTGTGGCTGCAAAACCTTCTATATCTTTTTGTTTTTATTAATTAAAACGCACCGTTCAATATATTTGACTTTTCATGAATAATAAATTACGCAAATCGCATAAAAATTCGTTGCATCTTCATAAAAAATAGCGTCTACTTCGCTCGATTTTTAGCGGCAGACTGCCATCTTTTATTTAGGCGAAGCATAGGAGACCAAGGGCCAATGAGCCAATTTCAATCTATTGACGTTGCTGATTTTTATGACAGTGAAACCTTTGCGCGAATTCAGGAATTCGCCAAGGACAAGGCAACCCCTTTCGTGGTGATTGATACCAATATCATCGCGAAGCAATACGATGACATGGTGACTAACTTTCCCTTTGCCAACGTTTATTATGCAGTTAAGGCCAATCCGGCGAAGGAAATCCTGACGCTGCTGAAAGACAAGGGCTCCAATTTCGATATCGCCTCCATCTATGAGCTGGATATGGTGATGGCCGTGGGCGTAAGCGCCGATCGGGTCAGCTTTGGCAATACCATCAAGAAGCGCAAAGACGTGCGTGCCTTCTTTGAGCGCGGTGTTCGCCTTTTTGCATCCGACTCTGAAGCGGATCTGCGCATGATTGCCGAAGAAGCTCCCGGCTCAAAAGTGTATGTGCGCATTCTGACCGAAGGCTCACAAACCGCTGACTGGCCGCTGTCGCGTAAGTTCGGCTGCCAGAATGAAATGGCCTACGAGCTACTTGCCCTGGCCAAAGAGCTGGGCCTTGACCCCTATGGCATTTCCTTCCACGTGGGCTCACAGCAGCGCGATATCGGCGCCTGGGATGCGGCGATTGGCAAGGTGAAGGTGTTGTTCGACCGTCTGCGCGACGATCACGGCATTACCCTCAAGATGATCAACATGGGTGGTGGTTTCCCGGCCAACTATATCGACAAGACCAATCAGCTTGGTGTTTATGCCCAGCAGATCAAACACTTCCTCAAAGAAGACTTTGGTGACGAACTGCCGGAGATCATTCTGGAGCCGGGCCGTTCGCTGATTTCCAACGCCGGTGTGCTGGTATCGGAAGTGGTGCTGATCAGCCGTAAATCTCACACGGCGCTGGAGCGTTGGGTGTATACCGACGTGGGTAAGTTCTCCGGTCTGATTGAGACCATGGATGAAGCCATCAAGTACCCAATTTACACCGAGGCCAAGGGTGAGCTGGAGAAATGTGTGATTGCCGGTCCTACCTGCGACAGCGCCGACATTATGTATGAGCACTACGCATACGGCCTGCCCGCTGATCTGGCCATTGGCGATCGCCTCTACTGGCTGACTGCGGGCGCGTACACCACGACCTATTCAGCTGTGTGCTTCAATGGTTTCCCACCGCTGAAAGACTACTACCTGTAACGGTTTTCCCATAAAAGAAGGGCGCCTTATCGGCGCCCTTCGCTTTTTGAAGCAGCAGCTAACAGGGTGACATCAGTTGTCGTATGACTTGAGGATTTGGTGTATTTCCTCTTTCAAGTGCAGCTTCTTCTGCTTCAAAACTTTCAATTCCGGGGTGCTGTCGCTGGCTGGATGTCTCTCCAATTCTGTGATTTCTTTGTCTAGCTCATTGTGTTCATTAAACTTTTTAATAAAGTGCGCATCTTCGGTTTTTAATTTGGTGATCAGCTCTCGGTACTCTGGAAACATCGGCAGCGTCCTTTTTTACAGGTGTTTTTTCTTGGGTTCACCTTAACCCTACGCCTGAGTTTCAGGGCAAAAAGTGATCTGGATCACCAAACGAATATCATTAAATTAAGCTATTTATTTTTAAGGTTTTTATTGTGAATTGACCACAGGATTTGCCACTGTGATCACAATTGCGGGAATCGGCCTTTCGGCCAATGGAATCGCGACCCATGGCTGCTATCTTATTAATCAGCAGATTAGTTTGTTTGGTAACTCTATTACGACATAACCTTTACGCATTGGCAGAAATTTCGTGATCAAGTTAACCTTATCGGCTTCGATACTAGGTTAAAGTCGAAGCTATTAGAATTTTATTATCAAAAATGAAAGGGGTTTTCACCATGGCTGATGTATTTCACCTGGGTTTGACAAAAGACATGCTCGACGGCGCCACCCTGGCGATTGTGCCGGGCGACCCGGAGCGCGTGAAGCGAATCGCCGAACTGATGGATAAGCCAACCTTCCTGGCAAGCCACCGCGAATTCACCACTTACCTGGCCTATCTGGACGGCAAGCCTGTGGTGGTTTGCTCTACTGGTATTGGTGGTCCATCTACCTCTATCGCCGTGGAAGAGCTGGCTCAGCTGGGCATCAACACCTTCCTGCGCGTGGGCACCACGGGTGCCATTCAGCCCCATGTGAACGTGGGCGACCTGATTGTGACCCAGGCATCTGTGCGTCTCGATGGCGCCAGCCTGCACTTTGCTCCTATGGAGTTCCCTGCGGTGGCCAACTTTGAATGTACCAGCGCCATGGTAGCGGCCTGCCGCGATGCCGGTGTTGAGCCACACGTTGGTGTAACAGCCTCCAGCGACACCTTCTACCCAGGTCAGGAGCGCTACGATACTGTATCTGGCCGCGTGACCCGTCGTTTTGAAGGTTCCATGAAAGAGTGGCAGGACATGGGCGTGCTGAACTACGAGATGGAGTCCGCCACCCTGTTCACCATGTGTGCCTCTCAAGGCTGGCGTGCTGCCTGTGTGGCCGGTGTGATTGTAAACCGCACCCAGCAGGAGATCCCGGACGAGTCCACCATGAAGAACACTGAAGTCAGTGCTGTGTCTGTGGTTGTGGCTGCGGCCCGCAAGCTGCTGGCCTGATCCCGGCTCGATTAAAAAGGCGCCCTCGGGGCGCTTTTTTTATGGCCGAAAAAATTCCATCACGATTGACATAATATGTCGCCAAGCTGAAAAACTGCTGTTATAGTCGTGTCAGGATCGCACTGGATTGGAGGGGGAGATGGAGTTTTCAAATCCGGTAATCATTTGGGCCTGTGTCGGCGTGGTGTTGATGTTGGCCGAGGTTATAGTACCCGGTGGCATCGTCATCCTGCTGGGCGCAAGCTGCCTTATTGTGGCGGCCTCGCTGGGCATAGGTTTGATTGAGGGCGTGGCTCAGGCTTTCACCCTCTGGTTCATCAGTTCTATGGTGTTGTTGCTGGGATTTCGTCATGTGACTCAGCGATTGGTGGGGGGCGACTCTCACGTCGACAACACCGATGAAGAGCTGGATCTGTACAATCAGCAGGCGCTGGTTAAAGCCGATATCGGGCCGGGGGAAAAACCGGGCCGGGTCGAGTTTCAGGGGGCCGACTGGCCCGCATTGGGGGATGGCAGCCTGATCCCATCAGGAAGCCGTGTCAGGGTAATTTGCCGTGACAACATTTCATTAGTGGTCGAGGCTGTGCCTGCGGACCAACACGCCTGATTTTTCGAACAGGGAGGGAACCATGTTACTGTTCACAATCGTTTTCTTATTCATTGTTTTTCTTCTTTATAAGCTGATGCTGGTCGTGCCCATGCGCGAGGTGGCTGTGATTGAGCGCCTTGGCAAGTTTCGCACCGTGCTGGCACCTGGCTTCCATTTTCTGATCCCGTTTTTTGACCGGGTGGCGTACAAACACGATACCCGCGAGCAGGTGCTGGACGTACCCGCCCAAAGCTGTATCTCCAAGGACAACACCCAGCTTGAGGTGGATGGCCTGGTGTACCTCAAGGTGATGGACGGCAAACTGGCGAGCTACGGCATTGAAGATTATCGTCTGGCGGCGGTAAACCTGGCCCAGACTACCATGCGCTCGGAAATCGGTAAGCTCACTTTGAGTGAAACCTTCTCTGAGCGGGATCGCCTCAACGAGTCCATCGTACGGGAAATTGATAAGGCCTCCGAGCCCTGGGGTATCAAGGTGCTGCGCTACGAGATTAAGAACATCACCCCATCGCGCCATGTGATTCATACCCTTGAAAAGCAAATGGAAGCTGAGCGTCGCAAGCGGGCAGAAATCACCCTCGCCAACGCAGAAAAGGCGGCGATGATTAACC
It encodes the following:
- a CDS encoding LysR family transcriptional regulator, whose amino-acid sequence is MPLSDQNLEKLRASDLNALFTLSVLLEHAHVSRAAQALGMSQSAMSQALNRLRVLFEDPLLIKSHNGMTLSSKAEAMLPELQNCLTMASALLGDQSFDPAKAQEQVRFAMNDVAAQLLIPDLISHFVERAPGLTLDYQAQHKDCFQSLLRDRLDLVLGFYDSFPKGIRHTSIGKACWQYATLDSDSGPKRLLSYQFQEHGQLKQQQSLQAMDDAAQGYLLSSESLSVLVNGLRQAGTATLLPHHAVLVLPAEIQQRLVWFGEPQYLDLQLCWADRPRHRQLHLYFRNELASLVKASLLSKEFSLC
- a CDS encoding outer membrane beta-barrel protein; the protein is MKKSMIALALIAATSYANAAAPESGFYFGAGAGQTDFNNVSTDSHLKDGDDTAWNAVAGYQLNKYFAVEAGWQDLGTLDATDMRGAAAQGQNIDVSGATLGIVGTLPLSEKWFLTGEAGAYQYHLEHQMGVGKYVSATDTSPYVGAGIGYRITDNMDVTAKYRRFTDIDETAWETAHMDAETVGVQLTYRFGAKPAPVTAVTLPAVIDKQTKPMPRPVVETRTESTSVAVLFGFDSAALTDEGQAKLDQIVDLSKQNDKDAIVLIGQADNQGDASYNQMLSEKRVATVTDYLASHGVDVQSMDQRAEGETQAHGDSINERQLERRVIVTLTAEKQIQVAP
- a CDS encoding mechanosensitive ion channel family protein, whose product is MNSSLEQELAQLQGAYDIIYQYLVNYSFQLMGAILIFLAGLWLAKKVASMVAKQLEKHEIDITLSNFATNLIRILIVIMVAIVALSKLGISVTPMVAAIGAASLGAGLAIQGMLSNYAAGITIIVTRPFVVGNTISVRGVTGVVKDILLGMTILTNEEGEQISIPNKHIVGEILHNSFEFKLVESHFNIAYQEDAEAVVALINDALCQSGRLSAEHPPQVGINGFNAIGIEIGIRYWLPTQSYFQDKYITHQAIHKALKAAAIKIPCPSREVHLISE
- a CDS encoding type III PLP-dependent enzyme: MSQFQSIDVADFYDSETFARIQEFAKDKATPFVVIDTNIIAKQYDDMVTNFPFANVYYAVKANPAKEILTLLKDKGSNFDIASIYELDMVMAVGVSADRVSFGNTIKKRKDVRAFFERGVRLFASDSEADLRMIAEEAPGSKVYVRILTEGSQTADWPLSRKFGCQNEMAYELLALAKELGLDPYGISFHVGSQQRDIGAWDAAIGKVKVLFDRLRDDHGITLKMINMGGGFPANYIDKTNQLGVYAQQIKHFLKEDFGDELPEIILEPGRSLISNAGVLVSEVVLISRKSHTALERWVYTDVGKFSGLIETMDEAIKYPIYTEAKGELEKCVIAGPTCDSADIMYEHYAYGLPADLAIGDRLYWLTAGAYTTTYSAVCFNGFPPLKDYYL
- a CDS encoding YdcH family protein, translating into MFPEYRELITKLKTEDAHFIKKFNEHNELDKEITELERHPASDSTPELKVLKQKKLHLKEEIHQILKSYDN
- the udp gene encoding uridine phosphorylase produces the protein MADVFHLGLTKDMLDGATLAIVPGDPERVKRIAELMDKPTFLASHREFTTYLAYLDGKPVVVCSTGIGGPSTSIAVEELAQLGINTFLRVGTTGAIQPHVNVGDLIVTQASVRLDGASLHFAPMEFPAVANFECTSAMVAACRDAGVEPHVGVTASSDTFYPGQERYDTVSGRVTRRFEGSMKEWQDMGVLNYEMESATLFTMCASQGWRAACVAGVIVNRTQQEIPDESTMKNTEVSAVSVVVAAARKLLA
- a CDS encoding NfeD family protein — encoded protein: MEFSNPVIIWACVGVVLMLAEVIVPGGIVILLGASCLIVAASLGIGLIEGVAQAFTLWFISSMVLLLGFRHVTQRLVGGDSHVDNTDEELDLYNQQALVKADIGPGEKPGRVEFQGADWPALGDGSLIPSGSRVRVICRDNISLVVEAVPADQHA
- a CDS encoding SPFH domain-containing protein, which gives rise to MLLFTIVFLFIVFLLYKLMLVVPMREVAVIERLGKFRTVLAPGFHFLIPFFDRVAYKHDTREQVLDVPAQSCISKDNTQLEVDGLVYLKVMDGKLASYGIEDYRLAAVNLAQTTMRSEIGKLTLSETFSERDRLNESIVREIDKASEPWGIKVLRYEIKNITPSRHVIHTLEKQMEAERRKRAEITLANAEKAAMINLSEGERQEAINLSEGEKQKRINEAKGTAAEIAIVAGAKAEGMALVSGALAVNGGTEAMNMQLKEQFIKQIGEVLKNAEVSVVPAELAKMEGFFEGMDKVSHALNKA